The Bifidobacterium eulemuris genome includes a window with the following:
- a CDS encoding SDR family oxidoreductase, translated as MEQFSIASFDLTDKVVLITGGASGLGQYYTQAVSKVGADVFIVSYDRQGWDETRAAVEANGRKAVFMLQDITEPGAAKKITERAMTEFGRIDVLINNAGMQRRHELVDFPDSDWQAVIELNLNALYYLSHEVAKVMIEQGSGKIVNIGSMQSYRAGKFIFPYAASKHAVMGLTRAYADALAPHNIQVNALAPGYINTPMTKALQEDPVRSVEIREHIPAGHWGEPHELMGAMVFLCSSASDYINGVMLPVDGGYLLR; from the coding sequence ATGGAACAGTTCTCGATCGCCAGCTTCGACCTGACCGACAAAGTGGTGCTGATCACCGGCGGCGCCAGCGGACTGGGGCAGTACTACACGCAGGCGGTGAGCAAGGTCGGCGCCGACGTGTTCATCGTCTCCTACGACCGGCAGGGCTGGGACGAGACCCGCGCGGCGGTCGAGGCCAACGGACGCAAGGCCGTGTTCATGCTACAGGACATCACCGAACCCGGTGCCGCCAAGAAGATCACGGAACGGGCGATGACGGAATTCGGGCGCATCGACGTGCTCATCAACAACGCCGGCATGCAGCGCCGCCACGAGCTGGTGGACTTTCCCGACTCCGACTGGCAGGCCGTCATCGAACTGAACCTCAACGCGCTGTACTACCTCTCGCACGAGGTGGCCAAGGTCATGATCGAGCAGGGCAGCGGCAAAATCGTCAATATCGGCTCCATGCAGTCCTACCGCGCCGGCAAGTTCATCTTCCCGTACGCGGCGAGCAAGCATGCGGTGATGGGCCTGACCCGCGCCTACGCCGACGCGCTGGCGCCCCATAACATCCAGGTCAACGCGCTGGCACCCGGCTATATCAACACGCCCATGACCAAGGCGTTGCAGGAGGATCCGGTGCGCAGCGTGGAGATCCGCGAGCACATCCCCGCCGGCCATTGGGGAGAGCCCCACGAGCTGATGGGCGCGATGGTGTTCCTGTGCTCGTCGGCCTCCGACTATATCAACGGCGTGATGCTGCCGGTCGACGGCGGCTATCTGCTGCGCTAG
- the gnd gene encoding phosphogluconate dehydrogenase (NAD(+)-dependent, decarboxylating), which produces MQMGMIGLGRMGGNMVKRLRDGGHTVVGFDMNPDSARDVDSLEALVAALDAPRVVWVMVPAGAATDSTVETLAGLLDAGDIVIDGGNSRYTDDERHAELLAAKGVKFLDCGVSGGVWGAERGYALMVGGEKETFEAVRPLLETLKPEGEYGLVLAGPVGGGHFAKMVHNGIEYGMMQAFGEGFATMMRSEYVDDPAATMVSWRSGSVVASWLLDLFENATKDDPELKNMPPVANESGEAKWMVEAALGLGVPTPATAAALYARQTSRGGADDILRVVTAMRAQFGGHITKIDEIATH; this is translated from the coding sequence ATGCAAATGGGAATGATCGGACTGGGCCGTATGGGCGGCAACATGGTCAAGCGCCTGCGCGACGGCGGCCACACCGTGGTCGGATTCGACATGAATCCCGACTCGGCCCGCGACGTGGACAGCCTCGAGGCGTTGGTCGCCGCGTTGGACGCGCCGCGCGTCGTGTGGGTGATGGTGCCGGCCGGCGCCGCCACCGACTCCACCGTCGAGACGTTGGCCGGCCTGCTCGACGCCGGCGACATCGTGATCGACGGCGGCAATTCCCGCTACACCGACGACGAACGTCATGCCGAACTGCTCGCCGCCAAGGGCGTCAAGTTCCTCGACTGCGGCGTCTCCGGCGGCGTGTGGGGCGCGGAACGCGGCTATGCGTTGATGGTCGGCGGCGAGAAGGAGACCTTCGAGGCGGTGCGTCCGCTGTTGGAGACGCTCAAACCCGAAGGCGAGTACGGTCTGGTGCTCGCCGGACCGGTCGGCGGCGGACACTTCGCCAAAATGGTGCACAACGGCATCGAATACGGCATGATGCAGGCCTTCGGCGAAGGCTTCGCCACGATGATGCGCAGCGAGTATGTGGACGATCCGGCCGCGACGATGGTCTCGTGGAGGTCCGGCTCGGTGGTGGCCTCCTGGCTACTCGACCTGTTCGAGAACGCCACCAAGGACGATCCGGAACTCAAGAACATGCCGCCGGTGGCCAACGAATCCGGCGAGGCCAAGTGGATGGTGGAGGCGGCGCTCGGCCTGGGCGTGCCGACCCCCGCCACCGCGGCCGCCCTGTACGCCCGCCAGACCTCGCGCGGCGGCGCCGACGACATCCTGCGCGTGGTGACCGCGATGCGCGCCCAGTTCGGCGGCCACATCACCAAGATCGACGAAATCGCCACCCACTGA
- a CDS encoding LacI family DNA-binding transcriptional regulator — MAKATIADIAREAGVSVTTVSRFINGNFGKMRPETRQRIEQTVARLDYRPSASARRMRQQRTHVVGVIVGDISNVFSSLLFKGIYTQLQPAGYDVMLMNSNNSVDEERDEISRLLSQEVDGLIIQPDCKRFSAYSPIVSATIPLVMVDREPDDQPGDIAKVTVDNHGSCRALAGLLAEHGYENVVALSNIRSEISAQMPRLEGLRAGCDEHGMLMIPVEANGHDTQWLTQELRALTGRLAGRTALVSLMGPMLFDTLEALRELGLRFPEDVGVVSFDDWRWSQYVRQGIHLLEQDPQRMGQEAAANLLEQMNADADPYAFAKQTTLPVAEIPAPSI; from the coding sequence ATGGCCAAAGCGACGATCGCCGACATCGCACGCGAGGCGGGAGTCTCGGTCACCACGGTGTCGCGTTTCATCAACGGCAACTTCGGCAAAATGCGCCCCGAAACGCGCCAGCGCATCGAACAGACGGTGGCCCGCCTCGACTACCGCCCCAGCGCGTCCGCGAGACGCATGCGCCAACAGCGCACCCATGTGGTGGGCGTCATCGTCGGCGACATCTCCAACGTATTCTCCTCGCTGCTGTTCAAAGGCATCTACACGCAGCTGCAACCGGCCGGCTACGACGTGATGCTGATGAACTCCAACAATTCCGTCGACGAGGAGCGCGACGAGATCAGCCGGTTGCTCTCACAGGAGGTCGACGGCCTTATCATCCAGCCGGACTGCAAGCGGTTCTCCGCATACTCCCCCATCGTCTCGGCCACGATCCCACTGGTGATGGTGGACCGCGAACCCGACGACCAGCCCGGCGACATCGCCAAAGTGACCGTCGACAACCACGGATCCTGCCGCGCGCTGGCCGGGTTGCTGGCCGAACACGGCTACGAGAACGTGGTGGCGCTGAGCAACATCCGCAGCGAGATCTCCGCGCAGATGCCGCGTCTTGAAGGACTTAGGGCAGGCTGCGACGAGCACGGCATGCTGATGATTCCCGTGGAGGCCAACGGCCATGACACGCAATGGCTCACCCAGGAACTGCGCGCGCTCACCGGGCGGCTGGCCGGCCGGACCGCGCTGGTCTCGCTGATGGGCCCCATGCTGTTCGACACGCTGGAGGCATTGCGCGAGCTGGGATTGCGTTTCCCCGAGGACGTGGGTGTGGTGAGTTTCGATGATTGGCGATGGTCGCAGTACGTAAGGCAAGGCATCCATCTGCTGGAACAGGATCCCCAACGCATGGGGCAGGAGGCCGCGGCCAATCTGCTCGAGCAGATGAACGCCGACGCGGATCCCTACGCCTTCGCCAAGCAGACCACCCTGCCCGTCGCCGAAATCCCCGCCCCATCGATCTGA
- the alr gene encoding alanine racemase: protein MSLNAAPEISFSSEQGKANYEAAKRRYPAQAIVDLAALRDNMRHLVDVVGGTHSGTAVMGVVKADAYGHGLLPTALAALAGGATWLGTAQAHEALTLRKLGIGPDRCRMLTWMYNGAQVPFDELIANDIDVSVGSLAGLDRLSCAARQVGKPARVHVKVDSGFGRNGFTEENFDEALARLAPLAHEGALDIVGQWSHLAVADAPDVPEFVESTERQIERFNDFTRRMEAAGLAPRIRHLANTAATLSRPEIHFELVRPGIGLYGYEPDPAMGTPAKYALRPAMSLQAQLGTVKDVAAGHGISYGRTYLTDERTSTAIVPLGYADGIHRSASGFDMAGAKHTDKPGGPVRVMTADGPRLFRVSGRVCMDQFILDLRGSAAELGVHEGDTVELFGPGRGEAFAEPTADDWARAADTISYEIFTCLRSRIPRLYLHASDVFGPADLARLNPATLL from the coding sequence ATGAGTTTGAACGCGGCACCTGAAATCTCGTTCTCGTCCGAGCAGGGCAAGGCCAATTACGAGGCGGCCAAACGTCGGTATCCGGCGCAGGCCATCGTCGATTTGGCCGCCCTACGCGACAATATGCGCCATTTGGTGGATGTCGTCGGCGGAACGCATTCGGGCACCGCGGTGATGGGTGTGGTGAAAGCCGACGCCTACGGGCACGGCCTGCTGCCCACCGCTCTGGCGGCCTTGGCCGGCGGCGCCACCTGGTTGGGCACCGCGCAGGCGCATGAGGCACTGACGCTGCGCAAACTGGGCATCGGCCCCGACCGTTGCCGCATGCTCACTTGGATGTACAACGGCGCGCAGGTGCCTTTCGACGAGCTCATCGCCAACGACATCGACGTGTCGGTCGGCTCGCTGGCCGGTCTCGACCGGCTGTCCTGCGCCGCTCGCCAAGTCGGCAAACCGGCCCGCGTGCATGTGAAGGTCGACTCCGGGTTCGGGCGTAACGGCTTCACCGAGGAGAATTTCGACGAAGCGCTCGCCCGTCTGGCGCCGCTCGCGCATGAAGGCGCGCTCGATATCGTGGGCCAGTGGAGCCACTTGGCCGTGGCCGACGCGCCCGACGTGCCCGAATTCGTGGAATCCACCGAGCGGCAGATCGAGCGGTTCAACGATTTCACCCGGCGTATGGAAGCCGCCGGACTCGCGCCTCGGATCCGCCATCTGGCGAATACCGCCGCCACGCTCAGCCGCCCGGAGATCCATTTCGAGCTCGTGCGTCCCGGCATCGGACTGTACGGCTATGAGCCCGACCCGGCCATGGGCACGCCCGCCAAATACGCGCTGCGTCCCGCGATGAGCCTGCAGGCGCAGCTCGGCACCGTCAAAGACGTGGCCGCCGGGCATGGCATCTCCTACGGGCGCACCTACCTGACGGACGAACGCACGTCCACCGCCATCGTCCCCTTGGGATATGCCGACGGTATCCATCGTTCCGCCTCCGGATTCGATATGGCCGGCGCGAAGCATACAGACAAGCCGGGCGGCCCGGTGCGGGTGATGACCGCGGACGGGCCCAGGCTGTTCCGCGTCTCGGGGCGCGTGTGCATGGACCAGTTCATCCTCGACCTGCGCGGATCCGCCGCCGAACTCGGTGTGCATGAGGGCGACACGGTCGAACTATTCGGGCCGGGGCGCGGCGAGGCCTTCGCCGAACCGACGGCCGACGATTGGGCGCGCGCCGCCGACACCATCAGCTACGAGATCTTCACCTGCCTACGCAGCCGCATCCCTCGCCTGTATCTTCACGCCTCCGACGTGTTCGGCCCCGCCGACCTCGCCCGACTCAACCCAGCCACCCTGCTGTAA
- a CDS encoding type 2 periplasmic-binding domain-containing protein: MARRGVAKRAAAALAAVGAMSMVLAGCGADDTAVDENGKPVVSILVQTSQQQDMSTMTDLTEFLEAECDCSIEWNQVDDTQWAQQKSATLSSGSVDDLSIRAYHPADAQKYQYFADFKEELDKLPNVEAFLEEQPDAEGMVTTPDGKMYTLPRYFGQEYKASGQHLFINKTWLDKLGLQVPTTWDELFDVMEAFKTQDPNGNGQADEIPYAMRNLDMTGMGWWSPFLFLNSTGITTQFNNSPSRYGQYVKDGKIGNYMVEDEYREVIEFLHTIIEKGYSPKDSLTQESSKYYASLQGDNGVATVGLAITNTTDAFGTGDSAVAAQYEAIPWPASSEGVTAVADYSQDAGAFEDYGVAMSAEVKNKDAALKIIDAMYSEEGSILAKYGNSDWITKDGDHTYTINPDYFTQDANAKTPYLADRFAGWISDEVTLNGDTGAEKLKNTDAVYADQLAAVGDNYLPITIVPSDEDSTTISNNVANIMSAALTQSASWIQDGGLDDASWNAFVENLKGLGVDENNELYQKWYDEALKK, translated from the coding sequence ATGGCACGACGTGGTGTGGCAAAACGGGCGGCGGCGGCTTTGGCGGCGGTCGGTGCGATGTCGATGGTACTGGCCGGTTGCGGCGCTGATGACACCGCCGTCGACGAGAACGGCAAGCCAGTCGTCAGCATTCTGGTGCAGACCTCGCAGCAGCAGGACATGAGCACGATGACCGATCTGACCGAGTTCCTCGAGGCGGAGTGCGACTGCTCCATCGAGTGGAACCAGGTGGATGACACCCAGTGGGCCCAGCAGAAGTCCGCCACCCTCTCATCCGGTTCGGTGGATGATCTGTCCATCCGCGCCTATCATCCGGCGGACGCGCAGAAGTACCAGTACTTCGCGGACTTCAAAGAAGAACTCGACAAGCTGCCGAACGTCGAGGCGTTCCTCGAAGAGCAGCCCGACGCCGAAGGCATGGTCACCACGCCCGACGGCAAGATGTACACGTTGCCGCGTTACTTCGGCCAGGAGTACAAGGCGTCCGGTCAGCACCTGTTCATCAACAAGACCTGGCTCGACAAGCTTGGGCTGCAGGTGCCGACCACTTGGGACGAGCTGTTCGATGTGATGGAGGCCTTCAAAACCCAGGATCCGAACGGCAACGGCCAGGCCGATGAGATTCCGTACGCCATGCGCAACCTCGATATGACCGGCATGGGTTGGTGGAGCCCCTTCCTGTTCCTCAACTCCACCGGCATCACCACCCAGTTCAACAACAGCCCCTCCCGTTATGGCCAGTACGTCAAGGATGGCAAGATCGGCAACTACATGGTCGAGGACGAGTACCGCGAGGTCATCGAGTTCCTGCACACCATAATCGAGAAGGGGTATTCCCCGAAGGACTCCCTGACTCAGGAATCCTCCAAGTACTACGCCTCTCTGCAGGGTGACAACGGCGTAGCCACCGTGGGCCTGGCCATCACCAACACCACGGACGCCTTCGGCACCGGTGACTCCGCGGTCGCCGCCCAGTATGAGGCCATCCCGTGGCCCGCTTCCTCCGAGGGTGTGACCGCGGTGGCCGACTACTCGCAGGATGCCGGTGCGTTCGAAGACTACGGCGTGGCAATGTCCGCCGAGGTGAAGAACAAGGACGCCGCGCTGAAGATCATCGATGCCATGTATTCCGAAGAGGGTTCCATCCTCGCCAAGTACGGCAACTCCGATTGGATCACCAAGGACGGCGACCACACCTACACGATCAATCCGGACTACTTCACTCAGGACGCCAATGCCAAGACCCCGTATCTGGCCGACCGCTTCGCCGGCTGGATCTCCGATGAGGTGACCCTTAACGGCGACACCGGCGCCGAGAAGCTCAAGAACACCGATGCCGTGTACGCCGATCAGCTCGCGGCCGTGGGCGACAACTACCTGCCGATCACCATCGTTCCGAGCGACGAGGATTCCACCACCATCTCCAACAACGTGGCCAACATCATGAGCGCCGCTCTGACCCAGTCCGCAAGCTGGATTCAGGATGGCGGCCTCGACGACGCCAGCTGGAACGCCTTCGTCGAGAACCTCAAGGGCCTCGGTGTCGATGAGAACAACGAGTTGTACCAGAAGTGGTATGACGAGGCTCTGAAGAAGTGA
- a CDS encoding carbohydrate ABC transporter permease has translation MAQATVQPQGVSPKLSADDIPFNPHMKQQRTVSDWIVDIMIGVLTALILFVVIYPIWFIVMASFSDPAAVAKGQVTLLPVGFNLEGYAMVFANEGVWTGYRNTFIYSFLGTALNVAVTIPAAFALSRREFKPRRVLLFLFTFTMFFAGGIIPNYLLYKDLNLLDSMWVFILPSAVNVFNLIIARSFFETSIPEELHEASELDGLNYYGYFFRIVIPLSGAIIAVITLYYFVQHWNDFFTGLVYLRDWDKQPLQNWLQRILLGTQAAANSSGSMNLGQMQLFADQIKYGIILISTIPLLILYPFIQKYFNKGVMIGAVKG, from the coding sequence ATGGCACAAGCAACAGTTCAACCCCAAGGTGTCTCCCCGAAACTCTCCGCCGACGACATCCCCTTCAACCCGCATATGAAGCAGCAACGCACGGTGTCCGACTGGATCGTCGACATCATGATCGGTGTGCTCACCGCGCTGATTCTGTTCGTGGTCATCTACCCGATCTGGTTCATCGTCATGGCTTCCTTCTCCGATCCGGCCGCCGTGGCCAAGGGGCAGGTGACCCTGCTGCCCGTCGGGTTCAACCTCGAGGGGTATGCCATGGTGTTCGCCAACGAGGGCGTGTGGACCGGCTACCGCAACACCTTCATCTACTCGTTCCTCGGCACCGCGCTGAATGTGGCCGTGACCATCCCGGCGGCCTTCGCGCTGTCCCGTCGCGAGTTCAAGCCACGCCGCGTGCTGCTGTTCCTGTTCACCTTCACGATGTTCTTCGCCGGCGGCATCATCCCGAACTACCTGCTGTACAAGGACCTGAACCTGCTCGACAGCATGTGGGTGTTCATTCTGCCGTCCGCGGTCAATGTGTTCAACCTCATCATCGCACGCTCCTTCTTCGAGACCTCGATCCCCGAGGAGCTGCATGAGGCGTCCGAGCTGGATGGTCTGAACTACTACGGCTACTTTTTCCGCATCGTCATCCCTCTGTCCGGTGCCATCATCGCCGTGATCACGCTGTACTACTTCGTGCAGCACTGGAACGACTTCTTCACCGGCTTGGTCTACCTGCGCGATTGGGACAAGCAGCCGCTGCAGAACTGGTTGCAGCGCATCCTGCTCGGAACCCAGGCGGCCGCGAACTCCTCCGGCTCGATGAATTTGGGGCAGATGCAGCTGTTCGCCGACCAGATCAAGTACGGCATCATCCTCATCTCCACCATCCCGCTGCTGATCCTCTACCCCTTCATCCAGAAGTACTTCAACAAGGGTGTGATGATCGGCGCGGTCAAGGGCTGA
- a CDS encoding ABC transporter permease — MTSANTVGASSTYDDAADAAVVDNIALRKNQPLPVKIVEHFKRYWQLWTFVAPAMVFVLIFAYVPMYGLQLAFRDFNPTAGLTGGKFVGLKYFEQFFRSPQALQVIGNTVNIALQTAVVGFFAPIALALLINQLHNTKLKSFVQTITYMPHFISVVVVISMVNIFLSPDSGIIGRFLGEQSLLGKPQWFAAIYWISEVWQHCGWDCIIYLAALSAVDTALYEAAKIDGAGRLQLIRYVDIPTILPTCTIMLILKMGGILGVGFEKTYLMQNALNLTSSEVLSTYVYKMGIINGQISLSTAIGLFNTLVNFGFLVLTNFITKKINDTSIF, encoded by the coding sequence ATGACAAGCGCAAACACCGTGGGGGCGAGCTCCACATACGACGACGCCGCGGATGCGGCGGTGGTGGACAACATCGCCTTGCGCAAAAACCAGCCGCTGCCTGTGAAGATAGTGGAGCATTTCAAGCGATATTGGCAGCTGTGGACCTTCGTGGCCCCCGCCATGGTGTTCGTTCTTATCTTCGCCTACGTGCCGATGTACGGCTTGCAGCTGGCGTTCCGCGACTTCAACCCCACAGCCGGTCTGACCGGCGGCAAATTCGTCGGACTCAAATACTTCGAGCAGTTCTTCCGCAGCCCGCAGGCGTTGCAGGTCATCGGCAACACGGTGAACATCGCCCTGCAGACCGCCGTGGTCGGCTTCTTCGCCCCGATCGCCCTGGCTCTGCTCATCAACCAGCTGCACAACACGAAGCTCAAAAGCTTCGTACAGACCATCACCTACATGCCGCACTTCATCTCCGTGGTGGTCGTGATTTCGATGGTCAACATCTTCCTCTCCCCGGACTCCGGCATCATCGGCCGCTTCCTTGGCGAGCAGAGCCTGCTCGGCAAGCCCCAGTGGTTCGCCGCCATCTACTGGATCTCCGAAGTCTGGCAGCACTGCGGCTGGGACTGCATCATCTACCTCGCGGCGCTTTCCGCAGTGGACACCGCCCTGTACGAGGCGGCCAAAATCGACGGCGCCGGCCGTCTCCAGCTCATCCGATACGTGGATATCCCCACCATCCTGCCGACCTGCACCATCATGCTGATCCTCAAGATGGGCGGCATCCTCGGCGTAGGCTTCGAGAAGACCTACCTGATGCAGAACGCGCTGAACCTCACCAGTTCCGAGGTTCTTTCCACCTACGTGTACAAGATGGGCATCATCAACGGTCAGATCTCGCTGTCCACTGCGATCGGCCTGTTCAACACCCTCGTCAATTTCGGCTTCCTGGTGCTGACCAACTTCATCACCAAGAAGATCAACGACACGAGCATCTTCTAA
- a CDS encoding gluconate:H+ symporter — MPLVIVACAVAVLIFLIVKLKLNTFVALIITSILAALALGIPTTDIPTVIETGIGGQLGHLAVIFGFGSMLGKLVADCGGGHRIATTLIRKFGRTRIQIAVVLASFIVGLALFFEVGLVVLLPIIFVIARELDMPLMYLGIPMAATLNVTHAFLPPHPAPTAITETLGASMGQVLIYGVIVSIPTVIVCGPLFNMVLHRIRPSLYRKDIDVAVLGDVKEFNDDETPGFGISVLTSMMPVILIALATVFSFVLPEGSLVNEAIQFVGAPDIAMLISLIVAVFTMGVCRKLSMAQIGDSMVESVKQVAMMLLIIGGGGAFKQVLTEGGIADFISTLFTNINMPPLLAAWLVAAVLRVCLGSATVSALTAAGLVAPLVAATGVNPALMVLAVGAGSVFADHVNDAGFWMVKEYFGLSLKETLMSWTTLTSVLSLTGLASVLALSMVV; from the coding sequence ATGCCATTGGTTATCGTCGCCTGCGCCGTCGCGGTGCTGATCTTCCTCATCGTCAAACTCAAGCTCAACACCTTCGTCGCGCTGATCATCACGTCGATTCTGGCCGCGTTGGCGCTGGGCATCCCCACCACCGACATCCCCACCGTCATCGAGACGGGCATCGGCGGCCAGCTGGGTCATCTCGCCGTGATCTTCGGATTCGGCTCCATGCTCGGCAAACTCGTCGCCGACTGCGGCGGCGGCCACCGCATCGCCACCACACTGATCCGCAAATTCGGCCGCACCCGCATCCAGATCGCCGTGGTGCTCGCCTCGTTCATCGTCGGACTGGCGCTGTTCTTCGAAGTCGGTCTGGTCGTGCTGCTGCCGATCATCTTCGTCATCGCCCGCGAGCTGGATATGCCGCTGATGTATCTGGGCATTCCGATGGCCGCCACGCTCAACGTCACCCACGCGTTCCTGCCGCCGCATCCCGCGCCCACCGCCATCACCGAAACGCTGGGCGCGAGCATGGGGCAGGTGCTGATCTACGGCGTCATCGTATCCATTCCGACGGTGATCGTGTGCGGTCCGCTGTTCAACATGGTGCTGCACCGCATCAGGCCGAGCCTGTACCGCAAGGACATCGACGTGGCCGTGCTCGGCGATGTCAAGGAATTCAACGACGACGAGACGCCGGGCTTCGGCATCAGCGTGCTGACCTCGATGATGCCGGTCATCCTCATCGCCCTCGCCACGGTGTTCTCGTTCGTGCTGCCCGAGGGGAGCCTGGTCAACGAGGCCATCCAGTTCGTCGGCGCTCCGGACATCGCCATGCTGATCTCGCTGATCGTGGCCGTGTTCACCATGGGTGTGTGCCGCAAGCTGAGCATGGCGCAAATCGGCGACTCCATGGTCGAATCGGTCAAACAGGTGGCCATGATGCTGCTGATCATCGGCGGTGGCGGCGCCTTCAAGCAGGTGCTCACCGAGGGCGGCATCGCCGACTTCATCTCCACGCTGTTCACCAATATCAACATGCCCCCGCTGTTGGCCGCCTGGCTGGTCGCCGCCGTACTGCGCGTGTGCCTCGGCTCGGCCACGGTCTCCGCGCTCACCGCGGCCGGACTGGTCGCCCCGCTGGTCGCCGCCACCGGCGTCAACCCGGCGCTGATGGTGCTTGCCGTGGGTGCGGGCTCCGTATTCGCCGACCATGTGAACGACGCCGGATTCTGGATGGTCAAGGAGTATTTCGGTCTGTCGCTTAAGGAGACGCTGATGTCGTGGACCACGCTCACCTCGGTGCTCTCGTTGACCGGCTTGGCCTCCGTACTCGCCCTGTCGATGGTGGTGTGA
- a CDS encoding LacI family DNA-binding transcriptional regulator — protein MSTGGIMDIEATGRTVTLKDVAQEAGVATMTVSKALRNQPGVKTSTRNRILAAANKLGYRGNISASALKSGKTGIIRVIVNEFDVPFYSKFLEIITTEISEKGYIPFVQKTHYSPITLQESLDNNFLADSMSDGDIIHASGSDFDQIREMSRRRPTMLVDSCTPQLVTSSVNCPNEEGMRASVQHLIDQGCTRIGLLSRLPFMTPTELMNSHIGVAPPRMRGARAAFLENGMEFTADNVIPIDGLGEEQAIEAAHRLANEGLRFDGIACMNDSSAIGLIRGLADRGISVPKDVKVMGFDGVRMGEFTVPSLSTIAVDMEQMAKLLVGQLIEQIEHPNEQITPSRTTVGFNLRKRGSTAIAS, from the coding sequence ATGAGCACAGGGGGCATCATGGACATCGAAGCCACCGGACGAACCGTCACGCTCAAGGACGTCGCGCAGGAGGCCGGCGTCGCCACCATGACGGTGTCCAAAGCATTGCGCAACCAGCCGGGGGTCAAAACATCCACGCGCAACAGAATCCTGGCGGCGGCCAACAAACTCGGCTATCGAGGCAACATCTCCGCCAGTGCGCTCAAATCCGGCAAAACCGGCATCATTCGTGTCATCGTCAATGAATTCGACGTGCCGTTCTACTCCAAGTTTCTGGAAATCATCACCACGGAGATCAGCGAGAAGGGCTACATCCCTTTCGTGCAGAAAACCCACTACTCCCCGATCACGCTTCAGGAATCCCTCGACAATAACTTTCTGGCCGACAGCATGTCGGACGGAGACATCATCCACGCCTCCGGCTCCGATTTCGACCAGATCCGAGAGATGAGCCGACGACGCCCGACCATGCTGGTGGATTCCTGCACGCCCCAGCTCGTCACTTCCAGCGTGAACTGTCCGAACGAGGAAGGTATGCGCGCCAGCGTGCAGCATCTCATCGATCAGGGGTGCACGCGCATCGGGCTGCTCAGCCGACTGCCATTCATGACCCCGACCGAACTCATGAACAGTCACATCGGTGTCGCGCCACCGCGCATGCGTGGCGCCCGCGCCGCCTTCCTGGAGAACGGCATGGAGTTCACCGCCGACAACGTGATTCCCATCGACGGCTTGGGTGAGGAACAAGCCATCGAGGCGGCCCACCGTCTCGCGAACGAAGGCCTTCGCTTCGACGGCATCGCCTGCATGAACGATTCCTCCGCCATCGGCCTGATCCGAGGTCTCGCCGACCGGGGCATCAGCGTGCCGAAGGACGTCAAGGTGATGGGCTTCGACGGCGTGCGCATGGGCGAATTCACCGTTCCCTCGCTCTCCACCATCGCCGTCGATATGGAACAGATGGCGAAGCTGCTGGTCGGCCAGCTCATCGAACAGATCGAGCATCCGAACGAGCAGATCACACCATCCAGAACCACCGTCGGATTCAACCTGCGCAAACGAGGTTCCACGGCCATCGCGTCGTAA